TTTGTTTGTAGGCCCAGCCAAGAGGAAGCGGGGTGATTATTGAATAGAAGCTACACCGAAAGAAGCGGCTGGGGCAGTTGAGCTTAGGCGAGCGGGAAAAACGCGCGTGGATTTCCTGCGGCATTATCCCTACATTTCATTCGCGCGTAGAAACGCGCACGCAAGCATTTTTTCTCCCACCGTCCTATGAAGATTGTTGACCTCCGCACCATGCGCGGCCCAAGCTACTGGTCCGTCAAGCATTACAAGCTGATTGTAATGAAAGTGGACCTGGGCGACTTAGCCGGTACGTGGTCGAACAGCGTGCCGGCCCTGGCTGAGCAGCTGCCGCAGCTGCTGCCCGAGCTAGGCCAGCCCCAGCCGGCCGAAGTGGGCCGTACCGCCCAGAAACACCCGCCCCTCACGGCCGAGCAGCTACTTGATGGTGAGCCGCTGGGACACGTAATTCAGCACGTGGCGCTGGCCTTGCAGCGCATGGCCGGCATGCCGGTGTACTGGGGCAAGTCGTACCCCGCGCACCAGCAGGGAGTGGAGTTTGTGGTGTTTGCCTACCAGGAGGAGCGGGCCGGCCGCGTGGCCGCCGAGGCGGCCGTGCAGCTTGTGGAAGACGTGTGCCAGGGGCGTAGCGTGAATGTAAAGCCCATCATTGATGAGCTGCACGAAATCCGGGAAGAAGAGTTTTTCGGCCCCAGCACCTATAGCATCGTAGCCGAGGCCGCCTCGCGCAATATTCCCTACATCCAGCTCAAAAACAGCAACATTATCCAGCTGGGCTACGGGGTCAACCAGAAGCGCATTTGGGCTACTACCACGTCGTATACCTCCCACGCCGGGGTGGAGGTAGCCGGTAATAAGAACCGCACCAAAGCCATGCTCCACGATGCCGGCGTGCCCGTACCCAATGGCACCACGGTGTACTCGGAAAACGGCCTGCGTGACGCCGTGGAGGAGTTGGGCTTCCCCATTGTGACCAAGCCTCTGGACGGCAACCACGGCAAGGGCGCCACCATCCGCATTATGAACTGGGAAGACGCGGTAGAAGGCCTGAAAGCTGCCCAGCACTATTCCAGAGCCGTCATCGTGGAGCAGTTTATCCAGGGCCACGACTACCGTATGCTGGTGGTAAACGGCAAGCTGATTGCGGCGGCCAAACGCACGCCGGCCGCCGTAACCGGCAACGGCGTCAGCAGCATTCAGCAGCTGATTGATGAAGTGAACAAGGACCCGCGCCGGGGCGTGGGCCACGAAAAGGTGCTGACCAGCATCAAGGCCGACCAGCACACGCTCGACATCCTGAAGCAGCACGACCTGACCCTGGACAGCGTGCTGCCCGCCGGCCAGGAAATCTACCTGAAGAGCACCGCCAACATCAGCACCGGCGGCACCGCCACCGACGTGACGGACCTCGTGCACCCCTATAACGTGCTGCTGGCCGAGCGCGTGGCTGGCATCGTGGGCCTCGACATCTGCGGCATCGACCTGCTGGCCTCCGACATTGCCATTCCGCTGAATGAGTCGCGTGGCGCCGTAATTGAGGTAAACGCGGCGCCGGGCTTCCGCATGCACATTTCGCCTACCGAAGGCCTGCCCCGCAACGTGGCCGAGCCGGTAGTGGACATGCTGTTCCCCAGGGGCACCACGGCGCGCATTCCGATTATGGCCGTGACGGGCACCAACGGTAAAACCACCACCACGCTGCTAATGGCACACATTGTGGCCACCAAAGGCTACAAAGTGGGCCATACCACCACCAACGGTATCTACATCCAGGGCGTGCAGCTGCAAAGCGGCGACTGTACGGGTGGGCAGAGCGCTGAGTTTGTGCTGAAAGACCCGACGGTGAACTTTGCGGTGCTGGAAACGGCGCGGGGCGGGATGCTTCGCTCGGGCCTGGGCTTCCACACCTGCGACGTGGCCGTGGTGACCAACGTGGCCGCCGACCACCTGGGCCTGCGCGACATCTACACGGTAGAGGAAATGGCGGCTGTGAAAGGCGTGCTGCCCCGCACCGTGCGCAAAAATGGCTGGGCCGTGCTCAACGCCGACGATGACCTGGTGTACGCCATGCGCGAAAAGGTGGACTGCAACGTGGCCCTGTTCAGCATGGATGAGCACAGCCAGCGCATCCGGGAGCATGTGGAAAACGGGGGCGTGGCGGCTGTGTACGAGGAAGGCTACATCACCATCTACAAAAACTCCTACAAGCTGCGCATCGACCGGGCCGCCGAGTTTCCGGTGACGTTCGGTGGCCGGGCCACCTTCAACATCGAAAACTGCCTGGCGGCGGCCCTGGCCTGCTACTGCTACGGCTTCGACAAGGACGACATCAAAACAGCTCTGCGCACATTCGTGCCATCGGCCACCAAGACGCCGGGCCGCATGAATGTCTACAAGTTTCCGCAGTTTGAGGTCATCGTCGATTACGCCCACAACACGGCCGGCATCGAGAAATTTGCCGAGTTCCTGAACGCCACCGAAGCCACCCACAAAGTCGGCATCGTATCAGGCCTGGGCGACCGGCGCGACGAAGACACGCTGGGTTTTGCCCGCGTCGCTGGCCGCATCTTCGACGAGGTGATTCTGCGCCAGGACCGGGACCTGCGCGGCAAAACCGCCGCCGAGCTGCGCGAAATCATGGAGCGGGGCCTGCGCCTCGATGCACCCAACCTGCCCATTACCTACATCGAAAACGAAATGGACGCCATCGACCACGCCCTGAACACCGCCCGGCCCGGCTCCGTTATCGTGCTCCTGACCGAAAACATCAAGGGCACCCTAAAGAAGCTGGACGAGTACGAGACGCTGATAGGGGCGTAAGTAGGGGCTCAGGGATTTAGTGCTTAGGGTCTTGGATGACGGCCAATTATGTAAGCCTCAACCCAACAAAAAAGCTCTGGCCAGTCTGGCCAGAGCTTTTTTGTTGGGTTCAAAATCAATAAAGACAAACGGGGGAGAACAGAACATTATCTTAAGTCCCTACTTCAGTGTAAACGTCGTTTTGCCAATCATCACACCGCCTTCGTACAGCTCCACGGTGTGCAGGCCGGTTTTGTAGGGGGCGCCTTTGGCGTACAGGAATTGCACGGGCTGGCGGGTGTTGTCGAATACGAGGTCCTGCTTGGCCGTGTAGAAGGCCTCGGCGCCGTCAATCATAAAGGTGCCGCCGCCGGTGCTCAGGTTGTAGAGGGCCGCGCCGTCGGGCTCAATCAGGCGCATCATGATTTGCTTGGTTTCCTTGGGCGTTACCTCGTTGCGGCCCAGGTTGAAGGTTACTTTGATTTTCTCGACGCGGCGGGCCTTGAACTCGTTGTCCTCGTCGTCCTTCTCTTTGTTGCGGCTGTTAACCACTCCCACCCGGATGTTTTCGGCTTGCAGGCGCGAGGCAATGCTCACCTTCTCGCTCAACTCCTGGTTGGAGCGCACCACCGTCGAAATGGTGTCGGTGAGGCGGTTCTGGCGCTCTTTCAGCGTGGTGGTTTCGGTGAACAGGGCTTCGTTGTCGGCTTTCAGCTGGGCAATTTCCTCGTCTTTCTTGCGCAGCTGAGCTTCCAGATTGGCCGCGCGCTGCTTGTAGCGGCGCTGCTCGGCAATGCTGAAGCTGCCCGCCTTAAAGGAGCGCAGCTTGAGCAGGTCGGCGTTGATTTGCGCAATCTTAGCTTCCAGCGAGTCGTTGGCTAGCCCCATAGCCTGTACTTCCTGGCTCTGGCGCTCGTAGTCCGACTTCAGTGCCTCGTACTGCTTGATCTGTTCTTCGAGCTTGGCATCCTTCACCTGCACATCGGCCTGCAGCTGCTCG
This region of Hymenobacter sp. YIM 151500-1 genomic DNA includes:
- the cphA gene encoding cyanophycin synthetase; amino-acid sequence: MKIVDLRTMRGPSYWSVKHYKLIVMKVDLGDLAGTWSNSVPALAEQLPQLLPELGQPQPAEVGRTAQKHPPLTAEQLLDGEPLGHVIQHVALALQRMAGMPVYWGKSYPAHQQGVEFVVFAYQEERAGRVAAEAAVQLVEDVCQGRSVNVKPIIDELHEIREEEFFGPSTYSIVAEAASRNIPYIQLKNSNIIQLGYGVNQKRIWATTTSYTSHAGVEVAGNKNRTKAMLHDAGVPVPNGTTVYSENGLRDAVEELGFPIVTKPLDGNHGKGATIRIMNWEDAVEGLKAAQHYSRAVIVEQFIQGHDYRMLVVNGKLIAAAKRTPAAVTGNGVSSIQQLIDEVNKDPRRGVGHEKVLTSIKADQHTLDILKQHDLTLDSVLPAGQEIYLKSTANISTGGTATDVTDLVHPYNVLLAERVAGIVGLDICGIDLLASDIAIPLNESRGAVIEVNAAPGFRMHISPTEGLPRNVAEPVVDMLFPRGTTARIPIMAVTGTNGKTTTTLLMAHIVATKGYKVGHTTTNGIYIQGVQLQSGDCTGGQSAEFVLKDPTVNFAVLETARGGMLRSGLGFHTCDVAVVTNVAADHLGLRDIYTVEEMAAVKGVLPRTVRKNGWAVLNADDDLVYAMREKVDCNVALFSMDEHSQRIREHVENGGVAAVYEEGYITIYKNSYKLRIDRAAEFPVTFGGRATFNIENCLAAALACYCYGFDKDDIKTALRTFVPSATKTPGRMNVYKFPQFEVIVDYAHNTAGIEKFAEFLNATEATHKVGIVSGLGDRRDEDTLGFARVAGRIFDEVILRQDRDLRGKTAAELREIMERGLRLDAPNLPITYIENEMDAIDHALNTARPGSVIVLLTENIKGTLKKLDEYETLIGA